The proteins below come from a single Sporichthyaceae bacterium genomic window:
- a CDS encoding glycosyltransferase family 2 protein, protein MWADRLAKLRRRPTAAPARPVGPTESLPATAAVVLNYRAAEDTLRAVEAVRAGSVVPRLIVVDNGPADDAYRDLLARLGPDVDCLASGENLGYAAGNNIGIRRALDAGAEFVWILNPDTEAEPSALRRLLRTAVARPDAGVLGPRILFPNRRIQFDGGTVDAARFGAPSHLNYGLRAKETPPAAEPIAVDYVNGASMLIRADVLRSVGLLPEDYFLYFEETAYCREVIAAGWTCLVDQRARVVHHNRSRPGLPTVYYIYYMTRNRLRFAQRYFDADPAAVLADWNTAFLDAWRGRVARDAPDWSATFEAIVHRAVADAASGITGRVPEVELIPHPDDGPEP, encoded by the coding sequence GTGTGGGCTGACCGACTGGCGAAACTGCGCCGTCGTCCCACCGCGGCGCCCGCCCGCCCGGTCGGCCCGACCGAGTCGCTGCCGGCCACTGCCGCGGTGGTGCTGAACTATCGCGCTGCCGAGGACACGCTCCGCGCGGTCGAGGCGGTGCGCGCGGGCAGTGTGGTGCCGCGGCTGATCGTGGTGGACAACGGCCCGGCCGATGACGCGTACCGGGACCTGCTCGCCCGGCTCGGCCCGGACGTGGACTGCCTGGCGTCGGGGGAGAATTTGGGCTACGCGGCCGGCAACAACATCGGCATCCGACGCGCGCTGGACGCGGGTGCGGAGTTCGTCTGGATCCTCAACCCGGACACCGAGGCCGAGCCCAGCGCGCTGCGTCGCCTGCTGCGCACCGCGGTGGCGCGACCGGACGCAGGCGTGCTGGGTCCGCGGATCCTGTTCCCCAACCGGCGTATCCAGTTCGATGGTGGCACCGTGGATGCCGCCCGCTTCGGCGCGCCCAGCCACCTGAACTACGGGCTGCGGGCCAAGGAGACTCCGCCCGCCGCGGAACCGATCGCGGTCGATTACGTCAACGGCGCGTCGATGTTGATCCGGGCCGACGTGCTGCGCAGCGTGGGCCTGCTGCCCGAGGACTACTTCCTGTACTTCGAGGAGACGGCCTACTGCCGCGAGGTGATCGCGGCCGGTTGGACCTGCCTGGTCGATCAACGGGCCCGGGTGGTGCACCACAACCGGTCCCGTCCGGGCCTTCCGACGGTCTACTACATCTACTACATGACGCGGAACCGGTTGCGTTTCGCCCAGCGGTACTTCGATGCCGATCCGGCCGCGGTGCTGGCTGACTGGAACACTGCGTTCCTCGACGCCTGGCGGGGGCGGGTCGCGCGCGACGCTCCGGATTGGTCGGCCACGTTCGAGGCGATCGTGCACCGGGCTGTGGCTGACGCTGCATCAGGGATTACCGGTCGGGTGCCCGAGGTGGAGCTGATCCCGCACCCGGACGACGGTCCCGAGCCTTAG
- a CDS encoding class I SAM-dependent methyltransferase, translated as MTVSEILVQMQTTDSDGFVPEDEVLRAARARADALGVTVPSPSTGAALRFLAALLDAHSVIEIGTGAGVSALWMLRGMRPDGVLTSVDADPEHQRAAKQAFADAGLPGNRTRLIAGHAADVLPRLTDGGYDLMWVSGDPTEYAEHLREAPRLLRVGGVVAFADGQRAVLRESDPRSAAVRDLGRALLDSEQFAAVLLPIGNGILAGAKRPAR; from the coding sequence ATGACCGTGTCCGAGATCCTTGTGCAGATGCAGACCACCGACAGCGACGGCTTCGTCCCCGAGGACGAGGTGCTGCGCGCTGCCCGCGCCCGGGCCGACGCGCTGGGCGTGACCGTGCCCAGCCCCAGCACCGGGGCGGCACTGCGGTTCCTGGCCGCCCTGCTCGATGCGCACTCGGTGATCGAGATCGGCACCGGTGCCGGGGTGTCCGCGTTATGGATGTTGCGCGGCATGCGCCCGGACGGGGTGCTGACGTCGGTGGATGCCGATCCGGAGCACCAGCGAGCGGCCAAGCAGGCCTTCGCGGACGCGGGCCTGCCCGGCAACCGCACCCGGTTGATCGCCGGTCACGCCGCCGACGTGCTGCCCCGGCTGACCGATGGCGGTTACGACCTGATGTGGGTCAGCGGCGATCCGACCGAGTACGCCGAGCACCTACGCGAGGCCCCGCGCCTGCTGCGCGTGGGCGGTGTGGTGGCCTTCGCCGACGGCCAGCGCGCCGTGCTGCGGGAGTCCGACCCGCGCTCGGCCGCCGTTCGCGACCTGGGTCGGGCGCTTTTGGACAGCGAGCAGTTCGCCGCGGTGCTGCTGCCCATCGGCAACGGCATCCTGGCCGGCGCCAAGCGCCCCGCCCGCTGA
- a CDS encoding glycosyltransferase — MPDVLLSLVVPMYGVAGYLADFLASLDAADGGLHDIELVFVDDGSTDGSGQIAAAWLAARPGVRGQLLTLENGGPAAARLAGLAEVTGAWVTFPDPDDILTPSYLQVVREFLHSPQCADVHLVTTNLVFWHEATGERSDTHPLRFKFADAHHRVVDLATQPRFVHLSAPTACFRRAELQAQELSVDPRVRPTFEDAYLTALHLAAYEHPRLALLEDAVYLYRKRADESSAVQSGWSMRGKYCDVPRYGWLELLRRVAEQRGRVPVWTQNVVLYDALRYFRRERRRGSPTSRIPQEWKDEFLALFREVLTLIDARTIEEYKITPVSADLRRALLHGLKAPGPPVSQCWFDQLDIDRRLVRVRHFRDVKGEEFRVRGKAVQPVFGKVRERSWFGRPLVTERIAWLPAVGTVSVWVDGEPCQAIVGPPAGRRYSLGAGAIWRGLADREPPADEQTPGPVGDTGTFAVLREAIQWERPAPKELVDNALGRVAARSGWSRRRYADAWLLTDGRAAARGDAEHLYRYLRTRQAGVNAWFLLGRESGDWERLSAEDFRLIAYGSRDHDMALSHARHLIASTPEVAAFCPVSVELPAGARRTYLAPGPATAVPARALESLDLVLTPTLAEQLALVSDGSSSLLTDREVRVAGAPRFDRLLEAGRGLPPGGPTMLVVPVGESGPAEWRALLAREDVRGADLRTVLLTDVERAGALSGGTVPGGIEMYDLHRSDTAALLARATVVLTDEAPLTLDAAWLGRAVVHLQPGEPSAAGWAFRDLGLGPVTTDANAAMAAVHAALDRGGVPEAGHAQRAAEVFGERGTGCCERSYAAVCGLTRQLSHKQLFRRP, encoded by the coding sequence GTGCCTGACGTGCTGTTGTCGCTGGTCGTCCCGATGTACGGGGTGGCGGGCTACCTGGCTGACTTCCTCGCCTCGTTGGATGCCGCCGACGGCGGCCTGCACGACATCGAGTTGGTGTTCGTCGACGACGGCTCCACCGATGGATCCGGGCAGATCGCCGCTGCGTGGTTGGCCGCGCGTCCGGGCGTGCGTGGGCAGCTATTGACCCTGGAGAACGGCGGACCGGCTGCCGCCCGCCTCGCCGGCCTGGCCGAGGTGACCGGCGCGTGGGTCACCTTCCCGGATCCCGACGACATCCTGACGCCGAGTTACCTGCAGGTGGTGCGCGAGTTCCTGCACTCGCCGCAGTGTGCGGACGTGCACTTGGTGACCACCAACCTGGTGTTCTGGCACGAGGCAACCGGGGAGCGTTCCGACACCCATCCGCTGCGGTTCAAGTTCGCCGACGCCCACCATCGCGTAGTGGATTTGGCGACCCAACCCCGGTTCGTGCACCTGTCCGCGCCGACCGCCTGCTTCCGCCGCGCCGAGCTGCAGGCGCAGGAGCTGAGCGTCGACCCACGTGTCCGGCCCACGTTCGAGGACGCTTATCTGACGGCGCTTCACTTGGCGGCCTATGAGCACCCGCGGCTGGCGTTATTGGAGGACGCGGTCTACCTGTATCGCAAGCGGGCCGACGAAAGCTCCGCGGTGCAGTCCGGGTGGAGTATGCGGGGGAAGTACTGCGATGTCCCGCGCTATGGCTGGCTGGAGCTGCTGCGCCGGGTGGCCGAGCAACGCGGCAGGGTGCCGGTCTGGACACAGAACGTGGTGCTCTACGACGCGCTGCGGTACTTCCGTCGGGAACGTCGTCGCGGTTCGCCCACATCGCGGATCCCGCAGGAGTGGAAGGACGAGTTTCTCGCGTTGTTCCGCGAGGTGCTCACGCTGATCGATGCCCGGACCATCGAGGAGTACAAGATCACCCCGGTGTCGGCGGACCTGCGCCGGGCGCTGCTCCACGGGCTGAAGGCGCCGGGCCCGCCGGTGTCGCAATGTTGGTTCGACCAGTTGGACATCGACCGTCGGCTGGTGCGGGTGCGGCACTTCCGCGACGTCAAGGGCGAGGAATTCCGGGTGCGGGGCAAGGCGGTGCAGCCGGTTTTCGGCAAGGTCCGCGAGCGGTCCTGGTTCGGCCGGCCGTTGGTCACCGAACGGATCGCCTGGCTGCCCGCGGTCGGCACGGTGTCGGTGTGGGTGGACGGTGAACCGTGCCAGGCGATCGTCGGCCCGCCCGCCGGACGTCGATACTCGTTGGGGGCCGGCGCGATCTGGCGCGGGCTGGCCGACCGCGAGCCCCCGGCCGATGAGCAGACGCCCGGTCCGGTCGGCGACACCGGCACGTTCGCCGTGCTGCGCGAGGCCATTCAGTGGGAGCGTCCGGCGCCGAAAGAGCTGGTCGACAACGCCTTGGGACGGGTGGCCGCGCGCAGCGGCTGGTCGCGGCGTCGCTACGCAGATGCCTGGCTGCTCACCGACGGCCGGGCGGCCGCGCGGGGCGACGCCGAACACCTGTACCGCTACCTGCGCACGCGCCAGGCCGGGGTGAACGCCTGGTTCCTGCTCGGCCGGGAGAGCGGCGATTGGGAGCGGCTGTCCGCCGAGGACTTCCGGCTGATCGCGTACGGCAGCCGGGACCACGACATGGCGCTGTCGCATGCTCGGCACCTGATCGCCTCCACCCCGGAGGTGGCGGCCTTCTGCCCGGTCTCCGTCGAGTTGCCCGCCGGTGCGCGGCGTACCTACCTGGCGCCGGGTCCAGCCACCGCGGTCCCTGCCCGCGCCCTGGAGAGCCTGGATCTGGTGCTCACCCCGACCCTGGCCGAGCAGCTGGCGCTGGTTTCTGACGGATCCTCATCCCTGCTCACCGACCGGGAGGTCCGGGTCGCCGGCGCGCCGCGCTTCGATCGACTCCTGGAGGCCGGCCGGGGGCTGCCACCGGGCGGGCCGACCATGTTGGTGGTCCCGGTCGGGGAGTCCGGGCCGGCGGAGTGGCGGGCGCTGCTGGCCCGCGAGGACGTCCGCGGTGCGGACCTGCGCACCGTGCTGCTCACCGATGTCGAGCGGGCCGGGGCGCTGAGCGGGGGCACGGTGCCGGGCGGGATCGAGATGTACGACCTGCACCGCTCGGATACGGCCGCGCTGTTGGCCCGGGCCACTGTGGTGCTCACCGACGAGGCCCCGCTGACCCTGGACGCGGCCTGGTTGGGTCGCGCGGTGGTGCACCTGCAGCCCGGTGAGCCCTCCGCGGCCGGCTGGGCCTTCCGTGATCTCGGTCTGGGTCCGGTGACCACCGACGCGAACGCGGCGATGGCCGCGGTGCACGCCGCGCTGGATCGCGGCGGGGTGCCGGAGGCCGGCCATGCGCAGCGCGCGGCCGAGGTCTTCGGCGAGCGCGGCACCGGGTGCTGCGAACGGTCCTATGCAGCGGTATGCGGCCTGACCCGGCAGCTCTCCCACAAGCAGCTATTCCGCCGCCCCTAG
- the galE gene encoding UDP-glucose 4-epimerase GalE, producing MTWLVTGGAGYIGAHVVRALRDAGQPVAVLDDLSTGRRDRLPPDVPFLQGDIADVDAVEHLLTDHDVQGVVHLAAKKSVPESVARPLYYYRENVGGFGALLSAMRAAHVRRLVLSSSASVFGTPGTDSVDEESPTLPENPYGRSKLICEWMLADAASAGPWHWIALRYFNVAGAGAPELGDRGVTNLIPAVFAALSAGERAQVFGGDWPTRDGTCVRDYIHVVDLARAHVAAVQRLTDSQPYGRIFHVGRGVGVTVQEVLDTVAEVTGHQMEREVVARRPGDPAAVVGAVERIAAELGWRAERDLRDMIASAWEAWQRVG from the coding sequence ATGACCTGGCTGGTCACCGGCGGCGCGGGCTACATCGGGGCGCACGTGGTACGTGCGTTGCGGGACGCCGGTCAGCCGGTGGCGGTGCTCGACGATCTCTCCACCGGCCGGCGCGACCGGCTGCCCCCGGACGTGCCGTTCCTGCAGGGCGATATCGCGGACGTGGACGCGGTCGAGCACCTGCTCACCGACCACGACGTGCAGGGTGTGGTGCACCTGGCGGCCAAGAAGTCGGTGCCGGAATCGGTGGCCCGACCGCTGTACTACTACCGGGAGAACGTCGGCGGCTTCGGCGCACTACTGTCCGCGATGCGGGCCGCCCACGTGCGCCGCCTGGTGTTGTCCTCCAGCGCCTCGGTGTTCGGCACTCCGGGTACCGATTCGGTGGATGAGGAGTCCCCGACGTTGCCGGAGAATCCGTACGGGCGCTCGAAGCTGATCTGCGAGTGGATGCTGGCCGACGCCGCGTCGGCGGGTCCGTGGCACTGGATCGCGCTGCGGTATTTCAACGTCGCCGGGGCGGGAGCGCCGGAGCTCGGCGATCGCGGTGTCACCAACCTGATCCCCGCGGTGTTCGCCGCGCTGAGCGCCGGGGAACGCGCGCAGGTCTTCGGTGGGGACTGGCCGACCCGGGACGGCACCTGCGTGCGCGATTACATCCACGTGGTGGACCTGGCCCGGGCCCACGTGGCCGCGGTGCAACGGCTGACCGACTCCCAGCCCTACGGCCGGATCTTCCACGTCGGGCGGGGAGTAGGGGTCACCGTGCAGGAGGTCCTCGACACTGTGGCCGAGGTGACGGGGCATCAGATGGAGCGGGAGGTGGTTGCCCGTCGGCCCGGCGACCCGGCCGCCGTGGTCGGTGCGGTGGAGCGCATCGCCGCCGAACTCGGTTGGCGGGCCGAACGGGACCTGCGCGACATGATCGCCAGCGCATGGGAGGCGTGGCAGCGTGTGGGCTGA
- a CDS encoding DUF3117 domain-containing protein, whose protein sequence is MAAMKPRTGDGPLEVTKEGRGIVMRVPLEGGGRLVVELSADEAGALGEALQGVVA, encoded by the coding sequence ATGGCGGCCATGAAGCCGCGGACCGGTGACGGACCGCTCGAGGTCACCAAGGAAGGTCGCGGCATCGTCATGCGGGTTCCGTTGGAGGGTGGCGGCCGACTGGTGGTCGAGCTCTCCGCCGACGAGGCAGGTGCTCTCGGGGAGGCCCTCCAGGGCGTGGTCGCCTGA
- the sigE gene encoding RNA polymerase sigma factor SigE, translating into MRTLQVDQVPLPAAAEWTPPSWEEIVRTHSARVYRLAYRLTGDQHDAEDLTQEVFVRVFRSLSSYTPGTFEGWLHRITTNLFLDQVRRKRRIRFEGLADDAHERLPGREPSPAQVFDDRHLDADVQRALDDLPLEFRVAVVLCDIEGLSYEEIAATLDIKLGTVRSRVHRGRTRLRASLEHRARRHEVPAQREVEA; encoded by the coding sequence ATGAGGACACTGCAGGTGGACCAGGTCCCGCTGCCGGCCGCCGCTGAATGGACGCCCCCCTCGTGGGAGGAAATTGTCCGCACCCACTCCGCCCGGGTCTACCGACTCGCCTACCGCTTGACGGGCGATCAGCACGACGCCGAGGACCTCACCCAGGAGGTCTTCGTCCGTGTGTTCCGGTCGCTGTCCAGCTATACGCCCGGCACGTTCGAGGGCTGGTTGCACCGGATCACCACGAACCTGTTCCTCGACCAGGTCCGCCGCAAGCGCCGAATCCGTTTCGAGGGCTTGGCGGACGACGCGCACGAGCGCCTGCCCGGTCGCGAGCCCAGCCCGGCGCAGGTCTTCGACGATCGTCATCTGGACGCCGACGTTCAGCGTGCCCTGGACGACCTGCCGCTGGAGTTCCGCGTTGCGGTCGTGCTGTGCGACATCGAGGGCCTGTCCTACGAGGAGATCGCGGCCACCCTGGACATCAAGCTCGGCACCGTGCGCAGCCGGGTGCACCGCGGCCGCACCCGGTTGCGGGCGTCGCTGGAGCACCGCGCGCGGCGCCACGAGGTGCCCGCACAGCGTGAGGTAGAGGCGTGA
- a CDS encoding zf-HC2 domain-containing protein, whose amino-acid sequence MTEQPRHHLGHRLSGYLDGELPRGTRQLVSAHLSLCSTCRVAAVKDSHTKAGLREHGAPAPSDSLMSSLLSIPSADGPSVLAGADKGFPVHTPAHRRRLPGAHLLAAGVAGVAALTVGSAVLSDGSIAHSHAVRHASVGGGLSAGPTISDADDTAPAQGDVWVPDPIALPTLPHIEGAELVRAR is encoded by the coding sequence GTGACCGAGCAGCCACGTCACCACCTGGGTCACCGCCTGAGCGGTTACCTGGACGGTGAGTTGCCGCGCGGGACCCGGCAACTGGTCTCCGCGCATCTGTCGTTGTGCTCGACCTGTCGGGTGGCCGCGGTCAAGGATTCGCACACCAAGGCGGGGCTACGTGAGCACGGTGCGCCCGCCCCGTCGGACTCGCTGATGAGCTCGCTGTTGTCCATCCCATCCGCTGACGGGCCGTCAGTGTTGGCAGGCGCGGACAAGGGCTTCCCGGTACACACCCCGGCGCATCGCCGCCGACTGCCCGGTGCGCACCTGCTGGCCGCCGGGGTGGCCGGGGTGGCCGCGCTGACCGTCGGCTCCGCGGTGTTGTCCGACGGCTCCATCGCGCACTCGCACGCGGTCCGCCACGCGTCGGTGGGCGGCGGACTGTCGGCCGGGCCGACGATCTCCGACGCCGATGACACCGCGCCGGCGCAGGGCGACGTCTGGGTGCCGGACCCGATCGCACTGCCCACGCTGCCGCACATCGAGGGCGCGGAGTTGGTCCGCGCCCGCTGA
- a CDS encoding glycosyltransferase, with the protein MPNQRSVSDTVAGLRRQARRLATSATANPVPAPSRPSGDRTAHRLLVLVSVVEAEARALVEASGPDWTSTRVGQLRGDDGRKQWAEVAVVAGSLAELRRILPWLVRAGQARRVTFAVLHTDRLQAVAVPTSLLRNEITEIAVRRPADGAPGPLVLTLGVADPIAVQALGRVVLRAPGAAGGIVPAAGLRLGLTSADALIWAAGDSAALLVGPKTKIRHPVEGTLVDLLIGPDLEEPNDDIPHLYLDEGLRLPPVDTVVVSPSGFEREPSATIGRLTVDNGAGSFTIGTAGAPLQGEVRIGLTENHIAALRDLRALQVPDAASADRWGLARLLSQLACAGVPTSAPGLPAEVADALGPTLTSRLNCEGADWSDAIAREDWSVTTRRAALSRFAPATFWATQGARLGRPITPAPGVSALLTTRRAANLPFALAQVARQDWPELETVLVLHGISRDTPGVAEALAGFERPLTVVEVDGGVLFGIALDRGLRQCTGRLVTKIDDDDWYGPHHVTDQVQAHAYSGATMIGTSGFFAYLHNSDVTIRWTNMPPQRRVKFVHGGTILMSRDDTLAFGGWKATARGVDAHMIKMIQANGALMYSMHDLGFLYYRGQDHTWMPEQGDQRWLAKEPQQWAGFHPPPQLDPLPHPNL; encoded by the coding sequence ATGCCGAACCAACGCAGCGTGTCGGACACCGTCGCCGGGCTGCGCCGACAGGCCCGGAGGCTGGCCACCTCGGCGACCGCGAACCCGGTACCCGCTCCGAGCCGGCCCTCCGGTGACCGCACGGCGCATCGACTGCTGGTGCTGGTCTCGGTGGTGGAGGCCGAGGCTCGCGCGCTGGTCGAGGCCTCCGGGCCGGACTGGACGAGTACCCGGGTCGGGCAACTGCGCGGCGACGACGGGCGCAAGCAGTGGGCCGAAGTCGCGGTGGTCGCCGGTTCGCTGGCCGAACTGCGTCGCATCCTGCCCTGGTTGGTGCGCGCCGGGCAGGCACGCCGGGTCACCTTCGCCGTGCTGCACACCGATCGGCTGCAGGCCGTCGCCGTCCCGACCTCGCTACTGCGCAACGAGATCACCGAGATCGCCGTGCGCCGACCGGCCGACGGCGCCCCCGGGCCGCTGGTGCTCACCCTGGGCGTGGCCGATCCGATCGCCGTACAAGCGTTGGGCCGCGTGGTGCTGCGCGCGCCCGGCGCCGCGGGCGGCATTGTGCCCGCCGCCGGACTGCGCCTGGGGCTGACCTCGGCCGATGCCCTGATATGGGCGGCCGGGGACAGCGCCGCGCTGCTGGTGGGACCCAAGACCAAGATCCGCCACCCGGTGGAGGGCACCCTGGTCGACCTGCTCATCGGCCCGGACCTCGAGGAACCGAACGACGACATCCCCCACCTCTACCTCGACGAGGGGCTGCGGCTGCCCCCGGTGGACACCGTGGTGGTCTCCCCGTCCGGGTTCGAGCGGGAACCTTCTGCCACCATCGGCCGGCTGACCGTGGACAACGGCGCGGGCAGCTTCACCATCGGCACCGCCGGTGCACCGCTGCAGGGAGAGGTCCGCATTGGGCTGACGGAGAATCACATTGCAGCGCTGCGCGACCTGCGCGCCCTCCAGGTACCCGACGCGGCCTCCGCCGACCGTTGGGGACTGGCCCGGCTGCTCAGCCAACTGGCCTGCGCGGGGGTGCCCACCTCGGCGCCGGGCCTACCCGCAGAGGTCGCCGACGCGCTCGGCCCGACGCTTACCAGCCGGCTGAACTGCGAGGGCGCCGACTGGTCGGACGCGATCGCCCGCGAGGACTGGTCGGTGACCACCCGCCGGGCGGCGCTGTCCCGCTTCGCGCCCGCCACGTTCTGGGCCACGCAGGGTGCGCGTCTCGGTCGGCCGATCACTCCCGCGCCGGGCGTCAGCGCGCTGCTCACCACCCGCCGCGCAGCGAACCTGCCGTTCGCGCTGGCCCAGGTGGCCCGCCAGGATTGGCCGGAGTTGGAGACCGTCCTGGTGTTGCACGGCATCAGCCGGGACACCCCCGGCGTGGCCGAGGCCCTGGCCGGCTTCGAGCGACCGCTCACCGTGGTCGAGGTCGACGGCGGGGTGCTGTTCGGCATCGCCCTGGACCGGGGCCTGCGCCAGTGCACCGGGCGGTTGGTCACCAAGATCGACGACGACGACTGGTACGGACCTCATCACGTCACCGATCAGGTGCAGGCACATGCCTATTCCGGCGCCACCATGATCGGGACCTCGGGCTTCTTCGCTTACCTGCACAACAGCGACGTCACCATCCGTTGGACGAACATGCCGCCCCAGCGACGGGTGAAGTTCGTGCACGGCGGCACGATCCTGATGAGTCGGGACGACACGCTGGCCTTCGGCGGCTGGAAGGCGACCGCCCGCGGGGTCGACGCCCACATGATCAAGATGATCCAGGCCAATGGCGCGCTCATGTACTCGATGCACGACCTCGGCTTTCTGTACTACCGCGGCCAGGACCACACCTGGATGCCCGAGCAGGGCGACCAGCGCTGGCTCGCCAAGGAGCCCCAGCAATGGGCCGGCTTCCACCCACCGCCGCAACTCGACCCGCTACCGCACCCGAACCTCTAG
- a CDS encoding leucyl aminopeptidase, whose protein sequence is MTLATGRPLLGDGAEVFALPIALGADGPQAGPGVAEVGKALGLDLTALAAREKATGAVGDVVSIPIPAGSGPEQLLLVGVGAGGVTELRRAGAAVARRVRTRKKLSTTLGMSVTPDGLRALVEGLALGSYSYGLRSGPAKQEAVGAVTLHVKGNDKAVTAAGEALDRGQVTATAVCLARDLANTPSAKKTPAWLAEQAATMAKKAGLGVQIFQPEQLAKQGFGGLLAVGAGAAARRGPRFVQLTYVPDGAAKTPHIVLVGKGITFDSGGLSLKPNDGMVAMKADMAGGAAVIGAMSALRALDIPVRVTGLVAAAENMPSGSAYRPGDVIRHYGGRTVEVLNTDAEGRLVLADALAYADAKLDPDLVVDLATLTGAATLALTRRIGALFSNDERLAGALLAAAETSGDRLWRLPLTEDYRRALDSPVADLAHVPRDRKVQGGAITAALFLREFAGARRWAHIDMAGPGKIDADEHENTKGGTGYGVRLLLRWLESYRR, encoded by the coding sequence ATGACGCTGGCCACCGGCCGGCCCCTGCTCGGTGACGGTGCCGAGGTATTCGCCCTGCCCATCGCCCTCGGTGCCGACGGCCCGCAGGCCGGTCCGGGTGTCGCCGAGGTGGGCAAGGCGCTGGGGCTGGACCTGACCGCGTTGGCGGCCCGCGAAAAGGCCACCGGCGCGGTCGGTGACGTCGTGTCAATACCGATCCCGGCCGGGTCCGGCCCAGAACAGCTGCTGCTGGTCGGCGTGGGCGCGGGCGGGGTCACCGAGCTGCGTCGGGCGGGCGCCGCCGTGGCCCGGCGCGTCCGCACCCGCAAGAAGCTGTCCACCACGCTGGGCATGTCGGTGACCCCGGACGGTTTGCGAGCGCTGGTGGAGGGCCTCGCGCTGGGGTCGTACAGCTACGGGCTGCGCAGCGGGCCGGCCAAGCAAGAGGCGGTCGGTGCGGTCACCCTGCACGTCAAGGGCAACGACAAGGCGGTCACCGCGGCCGGCGAGGCGCTGGACCGCGGACAGGTGACCGCAACCGCGGTGTGCCTGGCCAGGGACCTGGCGAACACCCCCTCGGCAAAGAAGACCCCGGCCTGGCTGGCCGAGCAGGCCGCCACGATGGCCAAGAAGGCCGGGCTGGGCGTGCAGATCTTCCAGCCCGAGCAGCTGGCGAAACAGGGCTTCGGTGGATTGCTGGCGGTGGGCGCCGGGGCCGCGGCTCGCCGGGGGCCGCGGTTTGTCCAGCTGACTTATGTTCCGGACGGCGCCGCGAAGACGCCGCACATCGTGTTGGTCGGCAAGGGCATCACGTTTGACTCCGGCGGCCTGTCGCTCAAGCCCAATGACGGCATGGTGGCGATGAAGGCCGACATGGCCGGTGGGGCCGCGGTGATCGGGGCGATGAGCGCGCTGCGCGCGCTGGACATCCCGGTCCGGGTGACCGGCCTGGTGGCCGCCGCGGAGAACATGCCGTCCGGATCGGCCTATCGTCCGGGCGACGTGATCCGGCACTACGGCGGGCGCACCGTGGAGGTGCTCAACACCGACGCCGAGGGGCGGTTGGTGCTGGCCGACGCGCTGGCCTATGCGGACGCGAAGCTGGACCCGGACCTGGTGGTGGATCTCGCCACGTTGACCGGGGCCGCCACGCTCGCGCTGACCCGACGCATCGGGGCACTGTTCAGCAACGACGAGCGGCTGGCCGGTGCGCTGTTGGCAGCTGCGGAGACCTCCGGTGATCGACTGTGGCGGTTGCCGTTGACCGAGGACTACCGCCGGGCGCTGGACTCGCCGGTGGCCGACCTCGCGCACGTGCCGCGCGACCGCAAGGTGCAGGGCGGCGCGATCACCGCCGCGTTGTTCCTGCGCGAGTTCGCCGGCGCCCGCCGCTGGGCGCACATCGACATGGCGGGCCCGGGCAAGATCGACGCCGACGAGCACGAGAACACCAAGGGCGGCACCGGTTACGGCGTCCGCCTGCTGCTGCGCTGGCTGGAGTCCTACCGCCGCTAG